aagaaaaccgtGAAAAAGGCCAAAAACCTTTAACGTAAAGGTTCATGAAATCCAGACCCAACAAAAAAGGTTCATGAAAATCTCATCTACAGCATTTATCCGCACACCTTCCTGCCCCATATCCTCTCTCCTTCCTAACATGGTGGGGTGGCTATGTCTGTCCCCACTATTCCCACGTGCTTTCTCCTCCCCACTTATATAAACACAAATTTCACTCAAGAGGAGAAGAATCCATTTCCATTCCAACAAATCCAAACGGACCCGACCCGACCCGATCGATTCACCTACCACATGGCCTTAGTACGAGAACGTCGACAGCTCAATCTCCGACTTCCCTTACCGGAGCCCTCCGAACGCCGCCCTCGTTTCCCCTTACCCCTCCCTCCTTCTTCCATCTCCACCACCAACTCCACCGCTAACACCACCACCACAACTGCTCCCACCACTACTATCTCCATCTCGGAACTCGAAAAGCTTAAGGTTCTCGGTCACGGAAACGGCGGAACTGTGTACAAAGTCCGCCACAAACGCACATCCGCAATCTACGCTCTCAAAGTTGTTCACGGCGATAGCGACCCCGAGGTTCGCCGTCAGATCCTCCGTGAAATCTCTATCCTTCGCCGGACGGATTCTCCCTACGTCATCAAGTGTCACGGTGTCATCGACATGCCCGGCGGTGACATCGGTATCCTTATGGAGTACATGAACGTCGGCACACTCGAAAGTCTTTTAAAATCACAAGCAACTTTCACCGAACTGAGCTTAGCAAAAATCGCTAAGCAAGTACTTAGTGGACTCGACTACTTACACAATCACAAAATCATTCATAGAGATTTAAAACCTTCGAACCTTCTAGTAAATCGCGAGATGGAAGTGAAAATCGCCGATTTCGGAGTGAGTAAAATCATGTGCAGGACTTTAGATCCTTGCAATTCATACGTTGGAACTTGTGCTTATATGAGCCCAGAAAGGTTTGATCCAGACACTTATGGAGTTAACTACAACGGTTACGCAGCTGATATTTGGAGTTTGGGCTTGACTTTAATGGAACTATATATGGGCCACTTTCCGTTCCTGCCACCGGGTCAGAGACCGGACTGGGCTACACTAATGTGCGCCATATGCTTCGGTGAGCCGCCCAGTTTGCCGGAAGGGACGTCGGAAAATTTCAGAGATTTTATCGAGTGTTGTTTACAGAAAGAATCCAGTAAAAGGTGGAGCGCTCAGCAACTTTTGCAACATCCGTTTATACTGAGCATCGATTTGAAGTCCACGTAAAAAGGGACAGTTCGAGCAAGCTTAATTAAGACTGGGAAATTGAATAGTTCCGAGTTGTTTGTAAATAGAGAACgggaacttttttttttttttttttgaattttttgggttAACTTTTTGTATATTCTTCGACTATGAATCTGTGAAATCAGAATCATTCTCTGTACTGGAAAAAGTGCTCCATTTCCATAGCAAAAAAAAATCATCTGTGGAATTTTGGGATATAATGAATCCAATCTTTTTCCAACACTTCAACGAATCTGGCAAGCTTTTGTTTAATTTCCCAATACAAATGCAAACATTTAACCATCATTTGTTCAAGTGATTAAATGAACCTTACAAAATTACCAAATTCTCAAAGTTTTAAGAGATAAGAAATTCAATATGAACACTGTTCCAattccaaaagaacaaaaatagagaCAAAAATGTTTGACATAATTGGCCTCTAATGTCGTCGTACCATACATGGGTTAATTAATTAGTGCGAATATTTTCTCATTGCTCatctcaaaaaataaaataatcaataaaaacCTCTTATTAAAAGGACCCTAGATAATGTATAATATAAACGATGATGCAAGTGTGCGTTTGGAGAGGCTTGTCGTTCTTAGTTGTCATGCTtgactcattttttatttttaacttgTACATAgtactaaattataaaaatcgaTTACGAAAAATAAAGCTTACTCCATATTGAATGGTATATTCTATATTAGTCTTTATTAAATAGTAATAAATGAGAAAATTATTGTGATAAATGTCCAACATCCAGTAATTTTTCGAGTCTTAATGTATAtcccacaacaacaacaacaacccagtgtaatcccacaagtggggtctagggagggtaatatgtacgcagaccttacttcTACCCCGagaggcagagaggctgtttccaggagaccctcggctcaaagaggcaacaagagacactatattagtactatcaatagactcataataaaacaccataaaataccataaaatccataacataacataaataccataaaaacaaAGTAACAATGTATATCCCACAAAATTGACTAAAAAAAAGGGCCTTTTTCCGATGCAAAGAATGTGGTTGATATGCTCACTAGAGGATTAGCGCTCATATTGGAGGTTGGTACTATTTAAAGAAGATATTTCAAAACTCATGATATATCTGAATAAAGgtaatattgtatatatttcGATATTGGAACATAATAACTCATAACTTAGCTAGGTTTCCATATTTTGAGAGAATGTTTTCCCTCGTTAGATCGTTAGATACACATTTTCTTTAAATGTTTAATGGAAAAAAGTTAAAGAGAGATACACACACATAATCATATAAATCTGAGATCGCTGCAGCAatctaaatattttaaattcTAAATTCACGTCTGCACATAATTATGATTGCATCATCACGAATTTGTTAAAGATTAATTCTCATATTACACTATGCCATTAATAATATCCACAAAAAGTTATCACAAAGAGCTCGTCTTgtaatctatatctatactatattaaaagcacgaatgcCCTTAATGAAATGTTACCCTTTAAAAAAAGATTTCACATTGAACAGAATTgtaatttaaattattttcataatattcaggactttaaaattaattaaaacttaTCAAATATTTTCTTTGTTGAAATATTTATGGGTCCTAATTTTTAGGAATTTAAAATCATTTATAATTTACCTTACAATTCTTTTCCTAATTGAAGTATATAACATAAGTATAATTAGTCGTACTAAAATTGGAAATATTTTAAGGCAAAACTTTGGCTCTACTTGTCAAGAAGACAAGTAAAAAAGAGTCTCTAGGCATAAATTTTTATCTCAAAATATATAATTCGTTTATGATGTTTTATctaatatttaatatatatattcaATTTTAGACAAAACGCTATTCCAAATGAAATGCCATTATTCTTTTTTCAGTTATTTAACAAATGACAAATTCATATATCACttatatatttaattatttaatataaaataTTAAGATTAGTCATTTTTAGATTTTATGTTATCGCATATCAGTGTGAGCTATAAGGCTAACCTTTTCATTCCCATTAGTTCAAAAGATTCAAATTTTAAATTTGTTTTggttgaaattttttgaagaagtACTTTATGTTTTTTTTGGTATTAGGTcctaaatataacaattattttttataaaatattccCACATAAGTCATGGTAAGGTCTAGGAATTTATGTGGCCAGGATTTCTTTCATTATTGAGTTAGTTAAATGGGGTCAACGTTCGTTATTTTTAGGATTCTTATATTTTTAtgtagtttttattttataagtcAGACATAtagtttaataatatttatataaatTTTTAAAATACATATTCATTGATATATGGTACACGCACAAATCACATAACTTAGCAAAATATCGTTCgcttttttactctttaaaactAGAGTTCACACAgagaaaaataattatttaattatttttcctaatatttagtaataataatttaattaatGCTATAATCATTAGGATTTtgaaattaattaatatttgcaTATTCAATCTTTCTTTATTTGAACTATATTGAAAATActaatatttagaactttaatCATTAAAATATTGCTTATATAAATCTATACTTAATTATCCGAAAATAATAAACAATATAAATGAAGAAgatatataaaaatattaaaggaagagGAAGCATGGGTTTGGGTTATTaatagaggtggaggtcgaagTGTTTTTGGAAACTTTTTATACGAATTGATTCATAAGAAACTcttttatattaaaatattttatagtatacaatatatttCGTTAATAATAGTATTCTATATTATATATTTAGctttcaaatattttaaattaacaATTATAATTTCTTAGAATATTCATCATAAACAAAATAAGATACTCCAAAATTATCAATTATTCCAACAAGATTACTTATAAGATATTAACAATTGTGTATAATCTTAAATTTTGCTGAATAGAAGTGGGTTTCTTGACTACAATTATTATGATTTTTAAAAGGCGTTTCGATAgtaaattttataaaattgatTCTTAATTCTTTGAGATCTGCAAAGAATTTTCATTCCTTTTTGAACATGTCATGCATGGATAATTTTTTACCTAATTGATTTTTACTACTTGAAAAAAGATTCTTATTGAACAAAATATGATCAGCTATACACAATCAATATTCATCATCTTCAggaatttatatttttatttataactcaaagaaaaatttaaataaatttttttgtGAGATAGAGTACATGCGCAAAACGTGTACACTAATACTAGTATATATAAATGAATCAATGCTTATGAGGTATATGTCGATGACTCATTAGCTTTTATTCATTTCTCAATATACAATAATTACCAGTTTTAAGTCATCATATATATTCTGCACTTAAAAAAGAAAtgtatatactatattaaaagcacgaaggcccttagcgaaatgtcattcgccttttttaccctttaaaattgaagttcacactagacaaaatagtcatttaattattctcCTAATATTTAGTTCTTGAAATTGACTAAATTTTTtgttattaaattattttccattgAACACTAGGTAGGAAACCCtaaaatttaggactttaaaGTCAATTAAAACTTTACTTAActtaaatattttccttatttattataaTTCTTACATGTTGCTTTCATGGATATATATTCTGTGAAAAAAGTAAATAACGTgtgttttaaataaaattaaagtaaATAACTGATCCATCAATTTTATGTCTAATATTTAAAAAGGCACGTAAGAAATAGTGCATTTAAGTCAtagttttgattttaaaaaaattaaaacattaATGATAATTCATATTAAGGTGGCATGAATTTAGACTTTAAAAAGCAATTGTGAcattctattttcttttaacaataAGGGCGTAGAATTTGAAATATACTTACAagttttgtccatttttattgtCTAAATATTAAGAAATAATCAAATGATAATCTTTTTTAAATGTGACATTATTTTAAATGGTAGAATAAGTTAATCAATATATATTTTGTACACAAAAATAGGAATATAAAAAGAACATATATATGTAATTGGTCGCGAGTAAAAGTACTTTAGAAAGAAATTTTAGGTAAAATAAGATActaattgagaaaaaaaaatataaaaattgttcATAATAATCGAGTTCGGATGCCTATATGATTATTAAGTTATTAATAGAATAAGGTTACAACTTTAGCAGTACCGTAAAATGAGTAAAGATAAACAAAAATTAATTGTTGGTAAACTATCTTACATAAATTTTTTAATAAGTAACATGAAATATACATGTAATGTATGTACCAAAGTCCTCAAGTAAAGTTGAATGATTTTTTTACCTTTCAATCAAACGCTACTCCTATAACTTTTTTTGTACAATAAAGCAAGCAAGCAAGAGAAACTATTGAAGGAAGAACTATTAGACTAGATCAAACTCCTAAGGAAGAACTACTCTTAATTTTATATAATAACataaacatatttttgaatattatttatttaatttataaaattttattttttattaacaCGAGGGACACGCGCAACGCGTGTATGCTAaaactagtatatatatacttGTAAACAATGTTATCCTGTTTTTCTCCAACCCCTTTATTAAGAACAAAATAATTGAATTAAAAGTTTAAGTTTTAAGCTATTCCACTATACATTTAACAAATGGCAGTTGAAAGCACAAGCAATATTATACAAATAATAAGAAATAGGAGATTGGGGGCGTTTTCTTTACGTGCATCATTATCGATAGAAGGCTACAAGTAGTGAAGTAGATTCCTGATAACTTCTAAAAGTTCTTTAGCCGTCGGACAATTACAAAATGATAGCAACACATGGCCTATAGGGCCAATTTTCTCCAATTGCGTAGCTGCTTttataataatgataataataactACCTATATATGGCCACAGGGCAAGTGGTGATGTTCTTGGCGGCTTCCTGCTTATCCATCCTACTTAGTTACATTTCAAAATATCGTCTCGACTTCACGATATCCGAAGACCCCAGAACTATCTGAAAATTCTTAACTGAAATTGTTCAGAAATGTCAATGGGTTGTAGTATAGCTTTGGACTGTGTCTAGATTTCCTATGTGCGCCATATATACAACGAACTATATATTTGTATTATTCACACATAAAATGGTCTAATTTTTCTTTGTATAATTTTTTATGACCATAAGGGAGTCAACTTGACGTAGAATGAGCATTCTCTTATGAATATTCCAAAGGTTGATTATATAAGTTATATATGAGTTTAATTCTCGCGGAAGAATTTCTATGATatgtgtatgggtcaaaatctgataAGACAAGAATCGACGTGGGAAGGGACGGCGAAAAGTTACTTGGAATTGTCGTGTCCATACAGGGGCGGCTCAATCGATatggtggcctaaagccaaacctTAATAAGAGGCCTAAAATATATTCAATAAAATTCTTTTAAATATTTATGTGAAATGATACTTTAAAAATTATTTCTATCTTTTATATATAAGGAACAATAAAAAAGAATATGCAACTCATATAATCAATACCCTTGTTATTTGGCAGAATTGACAAATGAGTATGAGGaggggaaaaaaaagaagaagttgatTTTATGAAGAACAGGAATTGAATTAACTGAATATTGAATATAGcaacaaaagaaaaatactaCAATTTGTTTCCTTTTTAGTTACTTGTTAGCTTGACTTCCTTCAAATTAAG
This sequence is a window from Nicotiana sylvestris chromosome 3, ASM39365v2, whole genome shotgun sequence. Protein-coding genes within it:
- the LOC104246716 gene encoding mitogen-activated protein kinase kinase 9, giving the protein MALVRERRQLNLRLPLPEPSERRPRFPLPLPPSSISTTNSTANTTTTTAPTTTISISELEKLKVLGHGNGGTVYKVRHKRTSAIYALKVVHGDSDPEVRRQILREISILRRTDSPYVIKCHGVIDMPGGDIGILMEYMNVGTLESLLKSQATFTELSLAKIAKQVLSGLDYLHNHKIIHRDLKPSNLLVNREMEVKIADFGVSKIMCRTLDPCNSYVGTCAYMSPERFDPDTYGVNYNGYAADIWSLGLTLMELYMGHFPFLPPGQRPDWATLMCAICFGEPPSLPEGTSENFRDFIECCLQKESSKRWSAQQLLQHPFILSIDLKST